The Streptomyces sp. B3I8 nucleotide sequence ACACCCTCCGCCACCGCCGGTTCCGCCGCCACCGGTTCCGCCGCCGGTTCCGCCGCCGCCGGTTCCACCGCCGGTTCCGCCCGCGACGCGCCCACCGAGTACGCCACCACCGGCAAGGCCGCCCGGCGCCGTCCCGGACTGCGCACCGTCGGCAGCACCGTCATCCACGCGCTCACCGCCAACGCGTCCCTGCGCTGTCTGTCCGGGTTCCTGATCTTCTTCCTGGCGTTCCTGCTCCGCGAGCAGCCGCTGGCCGGATCGAGCGCGGCCGTCTCGCTCGGCATCGTCGGCGTCGCGGCCGGCACCGGGAACGCGCTGGGCACCATGGTCGGCGCCTGGCTGAAGGCACGGGGGCCGGAGGTCATCATCGTCACCGTGGTGGCCGTCGTCCTGGCCGTCGCGATCACGGCCGCCGTCTTCTTCGGCACGGTCCTCGTCGCCTGCCTGGCCGCGTTCGCCGGCTGCGCGCAGGCGCTGGGCAAGCTGTCGCTGGACGCGCTGATCCAGCGGGACGTGCCGGAGGAGGTGCGCACCTCCGCGTTCGCGCGGTCCGAGACGTCCCTGCAGATGGCCTGGGTGCTGGGCGGCGCGATCGGCATCGTGCTGCCGCTCAACGGCGTGCTGGGCATGTCCGTGGGCGCGGCGATCGTCGCGACCGGCCTGCTGGCGACCGTCCACCCGCTGTGGACGACGGCACGCCGTGGACCCCACGTGGGGACCACTTCGTGCGTGCCAGATAGCCTTCGCCCATGACCTCGATGCAATCCGCTGTGCGACGCCGCCGCGCCGTCGCCGCCGCCGGCGCCGTTTCCGCCGGACTGCTCCTGCTGTCCGCCTGCGACAAGCCCACCCCGAGGGCGACGATCACCGTCGGCAAGGACTCGGTCAGCTCGGAGGCTTCCTGCTACAACGACGACGACAAGGCCCTGTCGACGTCCGTGCGCGAGTCCTGCATCAAGGACAAGGACATCGAGTCGATCAAGGTCGACCCGGACGAGACGGTCCGCTTCGGTGTCGACCCGGACATCGCCGACAACAAGTGGACCGTCCTGATGAACGGCCGGCCCCTGACCGACTCCAGCACCAAGACCTACCGGACGATCCCCGGCAGCGTGTTCTTCAACGCCCAGTACGGCGCGAGCGGCAACTCGACGAAGGTGTCGATCCAGGAGGGTGACGACAACAAGGTCACCGGTCTGTGGAACTTCACGCTCGAGAAGGACTCCTGACCACGGCCCCGTCCGGCCCCGTGCCGCCGCGCGTACTGGTCGCCACCGCCGTTCCCGCGGAGCGGGACGCGGTGGCGCAGGCGTTCGACGGCACCCCGCGGGAGGTGCCGCTCCCCGCGGCCCTGCTCAACCGGTTCCTCGCCCACCCGGGCGGACCGGTGTACGACCTGCTCGCGGCCGGTGTGGGCCCCGGCCTCGCCGCCGCCTCCGCCGCCGGCGCGCTGACCGCCGCGGCGCTGCACGGCACCCCGTACGACCTGGTCGTCTCGGCCGGCATCGGCGGCGGCTTCCTGCCGGACGCGCCCCCGGTCGCCCTCGTCCTCGCCGACGAGATCACCGTCGCCGACCTCGGCGCCGAGACGGACGGGACCACCGGCCCCGGCGCGACCGGTACGCCCGGCTTCCTGCCCGTCACCGACCTCGGTTTCGGCACCGTCACCCACCTGCCGCCCGCCGCCCTGGTGCGCCGGGCCGCCGAGGCCACCGGCGCCCGCACCGGCACCGTCCTGACCGTCTCCACCGTCACCGGCACCGCCCGCCGGGCCGCCGAGCTGCGCGCCCGGCACCCGAGGGCGCTGGCCGAGGCGATGGAGGGGTTCGGCGTGGCGGAGGCGGCCGCCGCGCACCGTACACCCGTCCTGGAGATCCGCGCCGTCTCCAACCCGGTGGGCCCCCGCGACCGCGCCGCCTGGCGGATCGGCGACGCCCTCGCCGTGCTCACCGAGGCCTTCGGGAAGCTGGCGCCCGTCCTGGAGAGTTGGAATCCGCATGACGACCGCACCGACCGCGACTGAGCCCGTGTCCACCCCGGGCACCCTGCAGATCGCGTACTCCCCCTGCCCCAACGACACGTTCGTCTTCGACGCCCTCGCCCACGGCCGCGTCCCCGGCGCCCCCGCGTTCGACGTGACCTTCGCCGACATCGACCTCACCAACGGCATGGCCGAGCGCGGCGAGTTCGACGTGCTGAAGGTGTCCTACGCCGTGCTGCCCTACGTCCTCGACGAGTACGCCCTGCTCCCCTGCGGCGGCGCCCTCGGCCGGGGCTGCGGCCCGCTGGTGCTGACCAGGGAGGCGGACGCGGACCTCGCCGGGCGCACGGTCGCCGTGCCGAGCGAGCGGTCCACCGCCTACCTGCTGTTCCGGCTGTGGGCGGCGGACACCGTCGGAATCAAGGGGGGCGGGATCGCAGGGCCCTCGGCCGAGGGTGGTGGTGGGCGACGGGCGGGCGGCGTCGGCGACATCGTCGTCATGCCGTTCCACGAGATCATGCCCGCCGTGCGCGACGGCCGGGTGGACGCGGGGCTCGTCATCCACGAGGCCCGCTTCACCTACCAGGACTACGGGCTGCACAAGCTGGCCGACATGGGCGAGCACTGGGAGCGCACCACCGGGCTGCCGATCCCGCTGGGCGCGATCATCGCCAAGCGGTCGCTGGGCGCCGAGACCCTGAACCGCCTGGCCGAATCCGTGCGCACGTCCGTGCGAGCCGCGTGGGAGGACCCCGAGGTCTCCCGCCCCTACGTCCTGGAGCACGCCCAGGAGATGGACCCGGCCGTCGCCGACCAGCACATCGGGCTGTACGTCAACGAGTTCACCGCCGACCTCGGCGAGGACGGGTACGCGGCGATCCGGGGCCTGCTGGAACGCGCGGCGGCCGAGGGACTGCTCCCGCCCCTCGGCCCGGACGCGCTCGCGTTCCCCTGACGGGTACCGGTGCTTCTCTAGACGTCCAACTGATCGGCGACCGCGCGCAGCAGGCCGGCGATCTTCCTGCCGGACGCCTTCTCCGGGTAGCGGCCCTTCTCGAGCATCGGGGTGATGTTCTCGAGGAGGGTCGTCAGGTCCTGCACGATCGAGGCCAGCTCGTCCGGCTTCTTGCGCTGCGCCGCCGCGACCGACGGGGCGGGCTCCAGCAGGATCACGGAGAGCGCCTGGTCACCGCGCTGTCCGGCGACCACGCCGAACTCCACCCGCTGGCCGGGCTTGAGGGCGTCGACTCCGGCGGGGAGGACCGAGGAGTGCACGAAGACGTCACCGCCGTCGTCGCGGGAGAGAAAACCGAAGCCCTTCTCCCCGTTGAACCACTTGACCTTGCCGGTAGGCATGCCTGTCCTCGTCCTCGTACTCGTCGGAAACCGCTGTGGAGAAGTGCCGTTGACAGCACTGGGGCGGGTGCTGGGACCCGCCGGTACCCAGGCTAGTGGTTCACCGTCCGCTGACAAGACGTCACCGGGGTGTTCCCCTCGGGCTGGAACTACCCTGGTCGAGTGCGTGACAAAACCCAAACGAATTCCGCCGGAGCCGGCGAGCGGCTGATCCGCGCCGGGGCGATCGTGTTCTTCCTGGGCGCGGTGGCGACGATGATCACGGTGGCCCCGCTGCTGCTCGGCACGGAGGTGCTGCCGTCGTACATGTACGGCCTGTGCATGCTGATGGGGGTCGGCTTCCTGCTGGCCGCGGCGGGGGTGTTGCGCACGGTGGCAGAGGGCCGCCGCCGAGCCCGCGACGCCTCACGTCAAGGGGCGTGAGCGGGC carries:
- a CDS encoding cold-shock protein, giving the protein MPTGKVKWFNGEKGFGFLSRDDGGDVFVHSSVLPAGVDALKPGQRVEFGVVAGQRGDQALSVILLEPAPSVAAAQRKKPDELASIVQDLTTLLENITPMLEKGRYPEKASGRKIAGLLRAVADQLDV
- a CDS encoding DUF2771 domain-containing protein; protein product: MTSMQSAVRRRRAVAAAGAVSAGLLLLSACDKPTPRATITVGKDSVSSEASCYNDDDKALSTSVRESCIKDKDIESIKVDPDETVRFGVDPDIADNKWTVLMNGRPLTDSSTKTYRTIPGSVFFNAQYGASGNSTKVSIQEGDDNKVTGLWNFTLEKDS
- a CDS encoding 1,4-dihydroxy-6-naphthoate synthase; amino-acid sequence: MTTAPTATEPVSTPGTLQIAYSPCPNDTFVFDALAHGRVPGAPAFDVTFADIDLTNGMAERGEFDVLKVSYAVLPYVLDEYALLPCGGALGRGCGPLVLTREADADLAGRTVAVPSERSTAYLLFRLWAADTVGIKGGGIAGPSAEGGGGRRAGGVGDIVVMPFHEIMPAVRDGRVDAGLVIHEARFTYQDYGLHKLADMGEHWERTTGLPIPLGAIIAKRSLGAETLNRLAESVRTSVRAAWEDPEVSRPYVLEHAQEMDPAVADQHIGLYVNEFTADLGEDGYAAIRGLLERAAAEGLLPPLGPDALAFP
- a CDS encoding futalosine hydrolase, which translates into the protein MPPRVLVATAVPAERDAVAQAFDGTPREVPLPAALLNRFLAHPGGPVYDLLAAGVGPGLAAASAAGALTAAALHGTPYDLVVSAGIGGGFLPDAPPVALVLADEITVADLGAETDGTTGPGATGTPGFLPVTDLGFGTVTHLPPAALVRRAAEATGARTGTVLTVSTVTGTARRAAELRARHPRALAEAMEGFGVAEAAAAHRTPVLEIRAVSNPVGPRDRAAWRIGDALAVLTEAFGKLAPVLESWNPHDDRTDRD